The window CCCGACCCCCATACAGATTTTATTTATTCCATAATAGGTGAGGAGTTTGGAATAATTGGGACACTTTTCGTTCTCGGAATTTTTATTTTCATATTCCAGAGAGTTATGAATATAACAAGAAATGCGCCAACCACATTCGGCCGTTTTCTTGCCCTCGGGATAGGCCTGGTTATTTTATCCACGGCACTGATTAATATAACAATGAGTATAGGGTTGCTTCCTACGATAGGGCTTCCACTTCCATTTGTAAGTTATGGAGGTACTTCTCTTATTACGACTATGTCTGCCGTCGGTGTCTTGCTGAATATTTCAGGAAGCGGGAAGAAGAAAGCCAGCCCCGGCCTTTTCCAGAGAACTGGTAAGAGCGCCAGCACTGTATTCGCGAGACGGGCCGAAAATAGAGGGAAGGGGAGGATTAAGTGAAGATTATTTTTTCCGGAGGAGGTACTGGAGGGCATCTCTATCCCGCTCTTGCTGTTGTGGATGAAATAAAAGCAAGGAGCCTCCCTTTAGAAGCTTTGTTTGTTGGAACGAAGGCAGGTATGGAATCGGAAATACTTCAGAAGTACGGATATGATATAAAGTTTATAAGCTCGCGGGGAATGAGGGGTAAGAACATTTTCGGCCTGGTTAATACCGCGTTCAGTCTTGCTCTGGGAATAATACAGGCTCTTGTAATTCAATTGAGGTTTAAACCGGATATAGTTTTTGGATTTGGAGGATACGCGAGCGCCGCGGTTGTAATTGCTTCGAGTTTTTCAAAATGCGGCGTGATGCTGCAGGAACAGAATTCGATTCCCGGAATTACAAACAGGCTGTTATCGAAGTTAGCAGACCGTGTATATCTGGGTTTTGAAAGTGCCGGGGAATATTTTAAAAAGAAGGATAATATTGTTATAACCGGCAACCCGCTGCGAAGAGTAATAACGAAAGAATACAACAATAGACCTTATGAATCTTTTGGGTTGAAAGAGAATATTCCGACTCTACTCGTATTTGGGGGAAGTCAGGGAGCGAGATCTCTCAACCAAGCCGCTGTAGAGTATTTCCTGGCGGGTAATAATAATATACAGGGGATAATACAGACAGGTTCAAGAGGATACCGGTGGGTGAATGAGAGAATCGGAGAAGTGGAAGGAGTATTTGTCACTGATTACATAATGGATATCCGCGACGCTTATCAAGTTGCGGATGTTGCTTTGGCGAGAGCCGGAGCACTGAGCGTGTCAGAACTCGCCGCGGTAGGGATTCCGTCAGTACTTGTACCCTATCCTCATTCTGTAGATGATCACCAGATTCATAACGCCCGTTTTATGGCCAGCGCCGGAGCCTCTGTAGTCATAGATGATTCCGTGCTTGACGGCAAGCATCTTGAAACTGCGTTGGAAGAAATTGTCGGGGATTCTGAAAGGTTTGAAATGATGAAGAAATCGGCCCTTGATATAGGAGTCAGAGATGCTTCCCGCAGAATAGTGGATGATATGTTGGAATTCTATCAAAGAAAATCAAAGGGTGTTTCTAAGAAACGTTTTAGTGATAAGAAACTTATATAGAAAGAGTTATATATGCTGGGAAAGAGAAAACATGTTCATTTTATTGGTATCGGCGGGATTGGTATGAGCGGGATAGCCGAAGTATTAATAAATCTCGGATTTGAAATTACGGGATCTGATTTAAAAAGTACCGCGGTTACCAGACATCTCGAATCACTGGGAGCAAAAATATGGAAGGGACATAGAAAAGAGAATGTTTCAGAGAGTGATGTGGTTGTCGTTTCTTCCGCTGTATCTCCTTCGAATCCCGAAGTTGTAGAAGCCGGCAGAAGAAATATTCCTATTATCCCCCGGTCAGACATGCTGGGTGAATTAATGACGATAAGGGAGGGTATCGCGATTGCCGGCGCGCATGGTAAAACTACAACAACATCAATCGCGGCTGAGGTTGTCAGCAGGGCGGGAATGGACCCTACAGTAGTTGTTGGAGGAAAGGTCAAGGCTTTAAAAGCGAACGCGAGGCTTGGCAAAGGTAAATTCATTATCGCGGAAGTTGACGAAAGTGACGGATACTTTGTCAGATTATCTCCTGTTATCGCTATGATAACAAATATTGACAGGGAACATATAGATTGTTACGGGAGTATCGAAAATATATATGAAGCGTTTATAACTTTCGCGGGGCGTGTTCCTTTTCACGGCGCAGTAATATGTTGTATAGACAACTCTCATGTTAGGACGATTATTCCTAAAATAGACCGTAGAGTAATAACTTTCGGGTTAAGTGAAGATGCTGATGTTAGAGGAGTTATCAAAGAATATAGTGAGGAGGGAACAAGTTTTACCCTTTATATCAATGGGGAGAGAAGAGGGGACCTATTTATTAATCTTCCCGGGCGTTATAATGTTTTGAATGCGCTTGGTGTTTGTGCCCTATCCGAGGAGATTGGAATTAATTTCGAAGCCCTTAAGAAGGGGCTTCTAAAGTTCCAGGGTGTCGGCAGAAGATTTGAGTTTAAAGGAGAGACAGGGGGAATCCTTTTTCTTGATGATTACGCGCACCATCCCACTGAGATTCAATCTGTAATCGATACAGCCAGAAAGAATTTCTCAAGGAGAATTGTTGCCGTCTTCCAACCACACCGGTATACACGGACAAGGGATTTATATTCGGAGTTCAGCACATGTTTTAGTAAGGCGGATCAGGTCTTTATTACCGATGTCTATGCCGCGGGTGAGGAAGCACTGCCCGGTGTAAGCGGCGAGCTCATATACAGGGTTGTTATGAGAAATAATACTGGAACTGTTGATTATCTGCCGGACAGACGGGATTTGAAGAGCTCCGTATCGGATTTTATAAAAGAAGGTGATTTAGTTTTAACACTTGGAGCCGGTGATATCTGGCGTTTAGGAGAGGAAATCCTCAAAGAGAAAAGGCTAGAATATGAGAAGAAATAGTAAATCAGTTATGGCTTCGCGCAATTCGACGGTCAATAAGAATCACAGTTCCCGTTTGATCCTGCTCTTTACGATAATTTTCATAGCAGGGGGAGGGTTATATCTCTGGTTTTTTACCGGAGTTTTTACCGTTCGACAAATAAATATCTACGAAGGAACAGACTTGCCGTTTGATGCACTTTCAAAGTGTAAAGAACAATATATCGGATGTAACATCTTTACAATTCCACTTGAAGAATTAAAAATGGATATCCTCGAGTGCGGGGATGTGGAAGATGTAGTTTTCAAGCGAAACTCTTTCCACAGTATCAATTGCTATTTGAAAGCCAGAAACCCAGTTGCGGCTGTGCTCTGCGGGGAAGTCCGTGAAGTTGACGAAAACGGGGTGTTTCTTTCGAGAAATATTACAGGTAAAAGTGTGGATCTGCCTCTGATTACAGGGATTAAAGATATAGATGATGAAACAGGCAGGAAAGAGTTGAAGAAAGCCCTTAAGGTTCTGGATATATTTAAAAAATCCGGGTTTTCACCAGCCCATCAATTGTCCGAGATTCATATTGAAGAAGAGGAAGTTGCTCTTGTGTGGATGGGGAGCGGGTCGATAATACGTCTCGGAAAATACAGTTTAGAACAGCGAGTTCATAAATTGAAGAGTGTTTACAAAGTGCTTATGGAACAGGAAATTTTTCCAAAGATGGTTGATCTGCGTTTCAGCCGTCAAGTTGTAATCAGATAAGAGA of the Candidatus Krumholzibacteriota bacterium genome contains:
- the murG gene encoding undecaprenyldiphospho-muramoylpentapeptide beta-N-acetylglucosaminyltransferase, giving the protein MKIIFSGGGTGGHLYPALAVVDEIKARSLPLEALFVGTKAGMESEILQKYGYDIKFISSRGMRGKNIFGLVNTAFSLALGIIQALVIQLRFKPDIVFGFGGYASAAVVIASSFSKCGVMLQEQNSIPGITNRLLSKLADRVYLGFESAGEYFKKKDNIVITGNPLRRVITKEYNNRPYESFGLKENIPTLLVFGGSQGARSLNQAAVEYFLAGNNNIQGIIQTGSRGYRWVNERIGEVEGVFVTDYIMDIRDAYQVADVALARAGALSVSELAAVGIPSVLVPYPHSVDDHQIHNARFMASAGASVVIDDSVLDGKHLETALEEIVGDSERFEMMKKSALDIGVRDASRRIVDDMLEFYQRKSKGVSKKRFSDKKLI
- the murC gene encoding UDP-N-acetylmuramate--L-alanine ligase, which codes for MLGKRKHVHFIGIGGIGMSGIAEVLINLGFEITGSDLKSTAVTRHLESLGAKIWKGHRKENVSESDVVVVSSAVSPSNPEVVEAGRRNIPIIPRSDMLGELMTIREGIAIAGAHGKTTTTSIAAEVVSRAGMDPTVVVGGKVKALKANARLGKGKFIIAEVDESDGYFVRLSPVIAMITNIDREHIDCYGSIENIYEAFITFAGRVPFHGAVICCIDNSHVRTIIPKIDRRVITFGLSEDADVRGVIKEYSEEGTSFTLYINGERRGDLFINLPGRYNVLNALGVCALSEEIGINFEALKKGLLKFQGVGRRFEFKGETGGILFLDDYAHHPTEIQSVIDTARKNFSRRIVAVFQPHRYTRTRDLYSEFSTCFSKADQVFITDVYAAGEEALPGVSGELIYRVVMRNNTGTVDYLPDRRDLKSSVSDFIKEGDLVLTLGAGDIWRLGEEILKEKRLEYEKK
- a CDS encoding cell division protein FtsQ/DivIB, with translation MRRNSKSVMASRNSTVNKNHSSRLILLFTIIFIAGGGLYLWFFTGVFTVRQINIYEGTDLPFDALSKCKEQYIGCNIFTIPLEELKMDILECGDVEDVVFKRNSFHSINCYLKARNPVAAVLCGEVREVDENGVFLSRNITGKSVDLPLITGIKDIDDETGRKELKKALKVLDIFKKSGFSPAHQLSEIHIEEEEVALVWMGSGSIIRLGKYSLEQRVHKLKSVYKVLMEQEIFPKMVDLRFSRQVVIR